The Hordeum vulgare subsp. vulgare chromosome 4H, MorexV3_pseudomolecules_assembly, whole genome shotgun sequence genomic interval ttgcattattttctccttattattttcccaccgggtttaaaggagttttagcaacatacctacactattctcctcatattttttcccacagggttttttggGAAGACTTTCAAGATTATACAAAGGCTTTCACGAAGATGATGGACATTCTTAAAGACACATACAAAGAGGAGTCTTTATCAAGATAATAAATATCCAAGACAAGCagtgattagggggagtgttagaaataaattaattagattaattaaagGGTTAATCCCCGCTATGTCGGTTGCTACTAGTAGCAACTGCCTCTTTGTAACTGCCTTGTATCAGGGGTATATATACTCCCAATCCATCAATGAAAGCAACGGTTCCATCATTTTTATCCTCTCTCTCGTTTTTACTTTTCACAAATAGTACTACGGAGTACTTCTCAAAAAAGAAAAAGTAATAATGCGCACACGTAATTACATACGAGTAAAGGTTGCTGGATAGTGGACGCGGGGAGCAGGGAAAGGCGTGCGCGGTGCCACATCACCGTCAGCCAATCCGTGCATGCCGACACTTCTCTAAACTTTTGTTACTCACATGTAAGCTACCCCAAGCTGCAACTCTGCCAAGTGCCAAGAAGGTGGTGGGGCGCTGCACCGTTGGCCATCAGAACGTGGCCCCCTGTCCTGTGGTTGCCTGAGTGCTTGGGCTCCAAGCCTCCAATGACTCCGGGACACGTACATAAAGCAGATCACAATCGTATGCATACGTACTGTATATTTGATGGATCCAGTATCCATAACCCGTGGAACGGAACGGTTAGTTCCACCGTCCATTCCAACAGTCGCCTCAGCCTATAAAACCCGGCCAGTAGGAAGCCTACACAGACCAAGCAGATAAGAAGCTGTCCCACTGTCACATACACGCACACATACAAGCTAGTTAATCGATCAgccggcggccatggcggaggagaagcaccaccaccacctgttccacCACAAGAAGGAGGGCGAGGACTTCCAGCCCGCCGCTGATGGCGGCGCCGACGTGTACGGGTACTCGACCGAGACGGTGGTGACCGGCACCGGCAACGAGGGCGAGTACGAGCGGATCAccaaggaggagaagcaccacaAGCACAAGGAGCACCTCGGCGAGATGGGCGCCGTCGCCGCCGGAGCCTTCGCCCTCgtacgctctctctctctcatcgtAACTATTTACCCATACGCGTATATAGATATATACGTAGTTCATGTCTTTCCGGGCTTGGCTAATGAACTGCTTGTCCACGTGCAGTACGAGAAGCACGAGGCGAAGAAGGACCCGGAACACGcgcacaagcacaagatcgaggaGGAGCTGGCCGCCGCCGCGGCCGTCGGTGCCGGCGGCTTCGTCTTCCACGAGCACCacgagaagaagcaggaccacaagGAGGCCAAGGAGGCCAGCGGCGAGAAGAAGCACCACCACTTCGGCTAGATCGTCGCCGACGCGCGGGCCGCCGGCGTGCGTGTGCTTACGTGTGTTCCATAAGCGAGAGAGGCTGGGACGTGGGCCCGGTCTCGTGCTCGCCTGTGCGTGATTTTCTCTGCGTGCTATCTTCCGCGTGCTGAATAAGCGGGGTTGCTGTTCATGCAGTGGCTCCCACACCTCATGCGTCGGTGTTTGTCGCGTGTCGGTGTGTGTGTTTCAATTCTACCGGCGCCCTGTATTTGTAACTtcaccttttttttttctttcagggGATTTGTAACTTCACTTTATGATGCAGTCCTCATGAAACTTTTGTGGCCCATCTATCTCAAAATTTGCTCTCATAATGTTATCGGATCAAATTGCATATGTGTGTTCGAATTCGGATACTGATTTTCTTTGCTGTAAGTTTTGTATACTTGagtttagtttttgtttttgtggGGAGTATAACTGAGTTCATGCCTACAATAAATTTTGTTACAGAGCAATCTGCTTACCAAATCAAAAACTGATTAATTAGACGACGAGTGCACGAATGTAGAGTCAGTGTTAATTCACGTGTCCCTCGCCGCAAGAATAAAAAATCCATGTATTTCTCCATGTCATCTGGAATCAGCATCAACGTGAAGAAGACAAAATAACATGGTGATTATAACCTAATGGAGATTCATACTTTCTGTTTAGTcagactcttttatcacctcacgAAGATCACCTAATCCTAGAGACAAAGATTGATTGCTTAGCACTTTTGCATAAACAAAGCGAAATTTGTGCAAATCGATTGGTTTGACAAGCTTGACAGGGCATCCACTCTTTCCAAAAGTAGAAATGATTTTGTTGCAACAGACTGATTGGATAGCACTTTCGCATACAGATAATTTTGGACAAAAAATACAATTTGAGTTACATAAACATTCCCTAGAAACATGTGTATAATTCATAAAAATACACGAGTAATTCTAAAATATGTGTACAGTTTTTCAAATTCCAAGAACATTCTTTCTACATGACATGACAAATTTTCTTTAAAATGCAGTGGTATGTTTATTAAAAGCAAGTAAAGTTCTTCAAAATTTAAATGCCTATTTTTTAAAAGATGAACACTTTTAAAATTTATgagcatattttcaaaatacatgAATTATCTTGTAAAAATacatgaactttttccaaattccCTTAAGCATtcttaaatgggataattagttttatgcccctagttgtgtcCCCATCGGCTGTTTTACTCCTAATTCCAGAAACTCACATGGTCTGTCCAAACTTCTTTGCAGTTCTTATGCGTTTGCTCCTTAACCGTTTGATCGTCAATTTAAAAActtcataactaattcatactaaAAATTATGTTCTAATACAGGGCAATATTTCTAAAAATGAATGAACAACTTTCTCAAAATAGGTAAATACATTTTAATGAACATCTTTAAAATATGTTCTAGatttcataattttttttaaaaaaatacatgAACGTATTTATAAAACCACAATTTCTACAATAATCAATTCTTAACAAATAAAATAGATACAAAAATTACCTTCTGATGGCCATacagttctgaaacttttaaAGCATAATTGTTTTGATGCCAACTTTTAGTATTGAACTATCTCAAAGGCGTGGGCAGAAAGGTGTATTGCCCACTATAGGTGGCCTATTGCAGGGGGCTACTATTTCCTGCGTAGGGTggtaatttgattttttttctgtaaactAAAAAAtcacaaacaaaaaaaattcatggATTTGAAAATATACGAAAAATTCTTGAATATTAAAAAATGTTCTAGGATTCAAAAATGTTAACACATTTTGAtaaatgttcatgatttcaaaATATAGCCTTGGATTTCAAAAATTATTTAgagaattttccaaaaatgttcgtgATTTCAAAAAATATCATTGgatttcaaaaattattttgtgaattTACAGAAATGTCCTAGCATTTAAAAACCATAAAAGTTCttaaaaatgttcacaaattgaCAAAAGGAAAAGTACAaccgaaaataaaagaagaacaaaaacaatgaaaattactccaaagagaaaaagaaaagaaaagcgaTAGAACGTTCTCAGAACCCGAAAGACCCAGCTAGTTGGGCGGGCCAACTGATGTAGCGGCACCATTGAAGGGTGTGCGATATGCGGTAGAGCTGATTCTAAAAAAATGCTAGTGCTATATCACACTGATAAATATATATTTTGAGAAATCTCGCATCTATTTATTGAATAATGTTCAAGGGTACAAGCTGGTCCGGGGGAGAACCCAACCATATCTACATTACGTGTGATTTTTGCGAGATTGTGTGCTTGAAAATTAAACTCCTACCCTCATGAACAGAAGTACATGACTGAAAAAAGGTTGACCGCTCAACAATTTCTGCTATGATTGCTCCATTGCTTCCTCCAGCTCGTTTGTAGATATCATTGATGACTCCCAAGCAGTCTAATGCAACATATAATCGTTGATTCGGGATAGAGGCACTATTATGCGAACCTCCCTATATGCGGACAATGTTGAGTGTTCATGTCGTCCATTAAAAAAGACATTGATAACCTTGCTGCCATTCTCAAAGGCTTTGCTGAGGTCACAGgtcttcaaaccaacttcaacaagAGCTCAATCGTTCCAATCAAATATACACACCTGAACCTCGAGCATATCACCCAAAGCTTACCGGCGGCAAGGACATATTTTTCATGAGATATTTGGGCCTACAACTCTCTGTGTGGCAACTCAAGAAAGTGGACTttcaatttcttgaggacaaggtgGCGGCCAAGCTCATTCCTCGGGAGGGTAACAACATCATCACCATTGGGCGCACCACGCTTGTCAAATCTTCTCTCGCATCGCAAATGGTTTACTGTATCATGCCATTGAGAGTCCCCCGAGCACCctgcaaaatataaaaaaattttAAGAGGGCTTTCCTTTGGTCTGGAGCAGACAAGATGACTAGTGCCAAGTGCAAGGTCAACTGGGACATGGTATGCCGGCCTttcgagagggggggggggtcttggaCTACTTAACACAACAAAATTTGCAAGAGCCCTAAGACTGAGATGTCCTTGCTTCGAGTGGAAAGAACCAACGAGAATGTGCAATTTCATTGGAAACCCTCACGACGAGATGGACCTAAACCTCTTCTACGCACACACAACAATCACGGTTGGTGACGCGGCGAGAACCCCCTTCTAGGAAGCTCCTTGGTCACAAGACCGGAAGCCAAAGGAAATCACGTCCCTTATCTTCGAGGCTTCCACGAGGAAAAATTGAAAAGTCAAGGATGCACTCCTCAATGATGCTTGGATCTCTAAGATCAAGGTCACAATAAACTTCACCGTTGAGCACATTTGGCAATTCACAAATCTTTGGGATCTCATCAATGGATTCCATATTGAGGAGCGCGTCGAGGATGAGATCATCTGGAAGCATGTGAAGAATGGAGAATACTTGTCGGACACCGCTTACTTGACCCAATTATTGGGCACCACATACTCTTCGATGCCACATGCGGTGTTGAAAGCCTGGGCACCACCTAAAGTTAAGTTCTTCACGTGGCTGGCTATCCAAGATAGTATTTGGACTGCCGACAGATTGGCAAAGCATGGGTGGCCAAATTGCGACCTTTGTCCCCTTTGCAAGAGAGTGTAAGAGACACATGCTCACCTCTTCTACGAGTGTAGGTTTACTCTTTGCCTGTGGACTTTGGTCAATAAATGGCTGCATATTGAGTACCTAGACACGTTTACATGGCATCTTGAGCAATCGATCAAAGAATGGTGGGTTAACCGCTCCATCGTCACCATGCCAAATCGCAAGGCATGAGCCCCCCTTACCATGCTAATATCATGGTTGTGTGGAATGAACGAAACGCAATGGTCTTCCGCATCAAGTCCTCACCACCAACAATCTTGCTCAACAACATCCAAATTGAAGCTAGGCTTTGGGTGAGCGTCGACGCCAAAAAGTTAGGGAGCATCATTTCGGGAGAGCAACATCCTTGTGGTCTGCGGGCTTGTAATAAAAACATTATATTTACTCTTTAATTAATATATACGGCaaatcttttgcccgtttcaaaaaaaaaaaagattcAAGTCTTCCCCTAAAGAAAGAGCTTCCCTGACAGCAAAATTCTCGAACCTGGTTGGGTCGGATACATGAAATAGTACCGCTGAAGCTCCCAAGTACGTGCCCGTTTCATCACCGCATATGACAGCGGCTGCTCCACGCTGGCCGTTTGTTGTGACTGCACCGCCAACAttaaactttgaagaatttgtaggAGGTGGCAACCACCTTCCACGTTCCACTGGAGCCACTTGGGCATTGGATGGTTGATTTTTCTCTGGAGCTGCACTTACTCCTAGGTTGTGCAAATAGTACTTGATGAAAGAGTCTGTTTGTTGCAGGCTTTGATATACAAACTCATATATTGCCTTCTTCTGTGCATACCAGATGGACCAAAGGGTGACTACTAGTCTTGTGAATTGATCGTTGCTTAGATtctcatgaagctcaaacagccaTTTTTTCGCACTAGGCTCATGATTCTCGGTGATACTCTCTACTAGGGCCTCATGTGCGAGCGCCCAAATACATCTAGCCATACTGCGGCCCATAAGCGCGTGGCGCCATGAATTCTGACAACCACATAGTGCACAAGCATCAGATGGAGACATGTTCCTCTTCTCAAGAACGTCGATGGTTGGCAAAGAGTGTCTAGCTAACCTCCAAAGGAAAATCTTGACCTTAGATGGCATCCTGATCTCAGTGATAATGAGTGTAACTCTCGTCTCGCGTGAAGAGTACGCACGTATTGGACGGCCGAGTAACACATTTACTTGCCTCGCTCGGTCACTAGCTCATTCTAGGGATTGTATTTTCCTTTCATGTACAATAGTTGCACCGGTCCGGtttacttcttcctttttttgtttttgatttttctttgcttCATTttgggttttcaacatttttttctttctttgttataaatttggttttattttctttttccacTCTCCGTCTTCCGCTTTTACATATTTCCTCGTTGTATTATGGTTTTCTTTGtttcattttttgtttctttgcttTTCTTTTTGTCAATTTTGTAATTTTTTGGAACATCATCATTTTTAGCATATGTTAACTTTTTTGAGTACATGTTCATATTTTTTATTATACATCAGAAACCCTGTGTAGATACAtgttaaatatttttgaaataaatgaTTTAATTTTTAGAAAATAATTTTAGATGTTTCGTTTTTCCATATAAATTGCATATTTAGAGTACATATCTAATACATTTCTAATACACATTTAACTTTTTTGAATACAAGATTAATATTTTTTGAACACATGGTAGATATGTTTTTCATACACATTTAAAAAATGCTTggctaatatttttcaaataggataCTAACATTTTTATTACATGGTTAACATTTTTCCTATACACATTTAATATTTTTAAAcatttgattaacatttttcaaatacaagaTTAACATTTCTGGAATATATGGTCAACACTTTTTTATACATATTGAACTTTTTCCAAATGGTTGattaaaaaataaaatacaatTTACTTTTCAAATGCTTTattaatattttgaaaatacatGGTCAATTTTTTCACATAAAttgtattttttatatacataAGAAACATTTTCTCTATACACATTTAATATTAGTAAAATGCATTGTTAACATTCTTTTCAAATATTTTACAGAATTAGTTTTTAGTATATTTACATAATTTGGAattgtaaaaaaaataaaaaagttaaaataaaaccaaaataaaaacctaAAAATGCAAGGCGAAGGCCTCCCGGGCACCCGGGCCAGCCCATTTCGTGATTGTATTTGGATGACGTTTCACTCGGTCTCGTTAGAAGCGAGGTAAATCAACATCTTGTGATACATGGGTATCCCCCGTTGTACGTGGAGAATAGGACTCCCATATTGAAGGGAAGCTCCTACTTCATATTTTATGGGGCCATTCGCCCCTAATAACTCATGAGCGCCTGCTTAGTAGCACCAACTTCCTCTCGCATGCCCGCTCGCTGCCTGGTCCCATTCTTACTTTGTTTATTTTCGGCTTTCCTTTTGCTTTGTTGCTCGAGCTCTAAATACCAGCCACaatcttttattttttaaatcGTGCGGCAAAATCTGGTTTGTGGATTAAAAAATTCACAAACATTGCATAATGTTCACTTATTTAAAAAATAATGAATTTAAAAATGTCTACAAAATGCAGGAAGACAGATGGCATGAGATGTGTGAACAATCCAACTATCAAAAATGCCAATTGTAGCGCTCTATTTTGTTTCGACTCGCCACATTGAAGGAGACTTTGTTAGCCAACGCTAATCCGGCCGACCTAATAAAGGAAGGTTTATGGGTTTATAATTCCTATTTCCTTTCATATTAGTTTTTTGTAATCACTGACCAAGGGCACGATGCGCTGTAGTTATGTTATGTGGTCGCTTCATGGTGCTAGGGTCATTCCCTCCAAAATGTGTTGGGGTCATCTCGTAAGATTTTCCCACTAGTAGGAGATGGACATGCCGTTGTTTGTAACTAGTTTGGATTTTTAAATTTTAaactaaaatatatttaaaacgGGCACTCAAATTCTGACTATTTTTCACCATTGTGCCCCTGGATAGATTTTTTGACACTAGATATCGTAGAGATAGGTTTTGGTCACATTTTTCTTATACGTGAAGTGTATTTCCCATGTTGTATAAGTTGTACTCTCTGATAGTAGTTGATTGCTCATAGTTAAATTTTGTGTCACTATTACCACCGTTCCAAGACATCTAGCTTGGGACCCTCTACCTAGAGATTTATCGGATTTAGGTGACATGTGCCATGGACCCTGAGGAAATAGACGCGGTGTGGAGCGCGTGGGAAGATCAGATGACGGGGAGGGCGCGAGGAAGGCATCACAACGAGGAGTGTTTGAGGATACCTCACGaggctgaaagcacaattgctccctagggtggttttgataattgatcacacatatgcatcattggactaatatgttttctaagtatattttagaaaagttcaaaagatgctatggctataggcttatgtggagatgccccttgatgcaagaaaggaataatactggctcaagcttcaagctagaagactcttcattttatatttgtgagaaatcatttttgagtccatagaaaagccaatactattaaaagggggtgaggtagtaaaatgaactgattgctcaaagtgctcaaagttagtcaccaaaatactcagtcattttcccacatatccatgctgtcaaattccacatactcaagtttggtgtcaccaactttcacattttggacccaccgagtttgaactcaCAC includes:
- the LOC123447988 gene encoding abscisic stress-ripening protein 5-like, with the protein product MAEEKHHHHLFHHKKEGEDFQPAADGGADVYGYSTETVVTGTGNEGEYERITKEEKHHKHKEHLGEMGAVAAGAFALYEKHEAKKDPEHAHKHKIEEELAAAAAVGAGGFVFHEHHEKKQDHKEAKEASGEKKHHHFG